A stretch of the Eulemur rufifrons isolate Redbay chromosome 20, OSU_ERuf_1, whole genome shotgun sequence genome encodes the following:
- the DBNDD2 gene encoding dysbindin domain-containing protein 2 isoform X1, translating to MDPNPRAALERQQLRLRERQKFFEDILQPETEFVFPLSHLHLESQRPPIGSISSMEVNVDTLEQVELIDLGDQDGADVFLPCEDPPPTPQTSGVDDHPEELSLPVPMSDRTTSRTSSSSSDSSTNLHSPNPSDGGADTPLAQSDEEEDGGDAGAEPGACS from the exons ATGGACCCAAATCCTCGGGCAGCCCTGGAGCGCCAGCAGCTCCGCCTTCGGGAGCGGCAGAAATTCTTCGAGGACATTTTGCAGCCAGAGACAGAGTTTGTCTTCCCTCTGTCCCACCTGCATCTCGAGTCACAGAGAC CCCCCATAGGTAGTATCTCGTCTATGGAAGTGAACGTGGACACGCTAGAGCAAGTAGAACTTATTGACCTTGGGGATCAGGATGGAGCAGATGTGTTCTTGCCTTGTGAAGATCCTCCACCAACTCCCCAGACGTCTG GGGTGGACGACCATCCAGAGGAGCTGAGCCTGCCAGTGCCCATGTCAGACAGGACCACATCCAGGacctcttcctcatcctctgaCTCCTCTACCAACCTGCACAGCCCAAATCCGAGTGATGGTGGAGCAGACACGCCCTTGGCACAGTcggatgaggaggaggatgggggtgatgcaggggcagagcctggggccTGCAGCTAA
- the DBNDD2 gene encoding dysbindin domain-containing protein 2 isoform X2, whose translation MDPNPRAALERQQLRLRERQKFFEDILQPETEFVFPLSHLHLESQRPPIGSISSMEVNVDTLEQVELIDLGDQDGADVFLPCEDPPPTPQTSGMPLCFGDLGTSQPEPDVGALK comes from the exons ATGGACCCAAATCCTCGGGCAGCCCTGGAGCGCCAGCAGCTCCGCCTTCGGGAGCGGCAGAAATTCTTCGAGGACATTTTGCAGCCAGAGACAGAGTTTGTCTTCCCTCTGTCCCACCTGCATCTCGAGTCACAGAGAC CCCCCATAGGTAGTATCTCGTCTATGGAAGTGAACGTGGACACGCTAGAGCAAGTAGAACTTATTGACCTTGGGGATCAGGATGGAGCAGATGTGTTCTTGCCTTGTGAAGATCCTCCACCAACTCCCCAGACGTCTGGTATGCCCCTCTGCTTTGGGGACTTGGGCACTAGTCAGCCAGAGCCGGATGTTGGGGCTCTGAAATGA